CCGCTGTCCGTTCTCGACCGCGCAGAAGGGTATGCGTCTTGCCGCCAGGAGGCCACGAATGTCCGCTTTGGCCGCCACGCCGAAGCTGGCGCGGTCTACCACGAGGGCCAGCACCCGAGTGCCCCTGAGGGAAAGCGCGTGAGCAGCCCCCACCCATTCCGGGCGGTCCGACGGGGTGATCACGATGACGGTGTCGTACCGGCGGAAGAGGGCAGCTTCCTGCTCCAGCAGCCGGTCCAAAGGCAGACGGCCACTGGCCTGGACCACCGCCAAGAGGTCCAGAATGCGACCGAGCTGTCGCTCGCCCCGGTCCGGCTGCACCAGGAGGCGACCGCTGGAATGACCCACCAGCCCCACGGCTCGGTCCGCGCGGATGAAGTGGGTGGCAACCGAAGCCGCCAGGCTAACCACATACTCTTCTGTGGCGGGCTCGAGCAATGGCCAGTCATCGGCATCCAGCTCCACGTCGCTGCCCACATCTAGAAGGGCCCCGGCTTGTACTGCCTGGTGTAGGTCGAGCACCACCCAGATGTCGCCGCCCGGGTTATCCTCGAACTCCTTAGACATGAGCCTGCCCTGGCGGGCGCTGGAGAGCCAATGAATGCGGGCGAACTCATCACCGGGCTGATAGTCGCGGATGGTAGACACATCGGTGGTGGGGTCGGCCGATCGCTGGGAGCGACGCCCATCGGCCTGGAGTACGCCGGTGAGCTGATCGAGAGCGGGCAGGGCGAACACGCGGGGGTAGACGACCACGCTGCCGCCTGTGGCCAGATGCCGGCGAGTGCGGAAGATGCCGAAAGGATCCCCCCCGGTGAGGGCGAAGGGGCCTAGCTGAAACCGGCCGCGACGGACACAGCGAGTGCGTACCAGGAACTCGCGCTCGGCGCGGGGCGAGATGTAGCTCAGCACCTGGCGCATACGATGGAAGGGCAGACGGGACAGGTCTTCGATGACTACCCAGAGCTGGGGGAGGTGAGAGCGATTGCGGACCCACACCCTCTCGATCAAAGTCTCACCTACGTACACCGCCCGCGACAGGGGTTCGCGCTGCACGCTGAGAGACCAGACTGCTCCGCCGCTCCAGAAAAGCCCTAGCAGGATAAGCAGGCTAAAGAGGTAGAGAAGGCGGTAAGCCACCACCCATCCGGAGTTGAGCGCCACAGCGAGCGAGGCGAGCCAGATGATGAAGGGTAGGGCGTTCCTTAGCTCCAGCAGCCGCTCACGGGAGCGCACGCTGCCACTCCCCGACCATGCGCTGCAGCACCGTCCGGACGGCGCCCGGCCAGCGTATCTTGAGCATGCCCATGGGCAGGTTGAGCTCGCCTTTCTCGCACACGGTGGATACGTTGGCTGTGTCGACCTGGGGCTTGAGCGCGGTCAGCAGGCGCTGCCGACGCCGCTCGTCGCCGATGGACATGACGTCGTCTATCTGTCTGATGAGTCGGCGGGCTTTGTGGATGCGGGCCTCCACTGCGTCCGCGACGGAGTCCTCAACCAGGCCGAACCGCTGCTTGATCCGGTTCAGTCTGAGCCCGGCCTCGTACGTGGTGTCTACGATCTCATCGCGCGTCATCCAGCGAGTCTCGTAGTTGAGTACGTACTTCCAGGACGGGCTCAGCAGCGCCTGCCGGTGCTCCTCCAGGGTCCGGTGGAAGAGCCGGTAGCCAAAGCGCTCGGGATCCTCGAAGGCAGGGCTTCCCGGGTCCAGGAAGGGAGCCAGGGGGGACAAGAAGGGAAGCACTCGCGGCCGCCCGCCGGCCGAGAAGCGCTCCAGAAGCTCCTCGCAGTAATCCACTGTGTCCAGAACGGAAACGGGCGTCTGCTCGGGCAGGCCGATCATGAAGAACACGTCGAAGCGGGCGCACCCCGACCCGAGCGCCGCGGCGATGCTGGCCTCGGCGTCCTGGGTGGTGTACGCGCGTCCAAAGGCGCGCCGCACGCGATCGTCGTGGGATTCGAGAGAGATCTCTACAGTGAAGTCGGGAGCAGCATGGGATAGCCTCTGGTAGAAAGATGGTGGAGCGGGCTCAAAGAGCTCAACCATCAGCCGTGAACGGCATCGCCCGAGGGCATCGAAGAAGGCGTTGGCGTACTCGTCGCCGGTCTGCCGCAGGTCACCCAAGATGAACACCGGGCCATTGCTGAACTCGGATATGCGCCGCACGTCCGCCGCCAGGTCGACCGGATCGCGGTAAGCGGGCCGTTGGCGCCCGAAGAAGCGGCGCGAGGTGAAGGCAGAGCCACCGCAAGTGTTGCAGGTATTGCTGCAACCCTTGCACGTGAGAGCGGTGGTGATGGGGTAGTCCAGCCAGCCCAGGAACGGGATCACCCCTTCCAGGTCCAGGTACCGCACCGCCGAGTACATGACGTAGCCGTAGTCGAGGGAGAACGATCCCAGGTCCTCGGGCACGTAGGAGAGGGGATTAGCATGGACCCCGTGACGGTCCTTCCACGTGAGGTTGGGTATGTCGTGCAGCGGCAGGCCGCGGCGGATGGCATTCATCAGCTGTAGAAGAGGCTGCTCGGTGGAGTCGCCCCGGAGCACGAAGTCCGCCTCGTCTCGGGCGGCGAGTTCTTCGTGGTAGTAGGTGGCGGAGAAGCCGCCGAAGATCACCGGGATGTCGGGATGGATCCGTTTGCAGAGCTGAGCCACGGCCAGGGCACCCTGGGCGTGGGGCAGCCAGTGCAGGTCTACCCCAAACGCGAGCGGTCTCTGGCGGGCGATGGCCTTCTCGACATCGAACTTCCGGCTCCGGAGCATCCGGTGAGCCAGGTTCATGATGCGAACCCGGTAGCCGTTACGCTCCAAGTAGGAGGCCATACTGGCGAATCCCACCGGGTACATCTCGAAGATGGGCATGGAAGGCACGACGTCGCTGATGGGCCCGTAGAGTATGGACTGGCGCCGGAAGTCATAGACGCTGGGCGCGTGCAGTAGAACCAGGTCGGCCTGTGTCACGAGGTGCTTCTCTTCGATCCCCGAGATCGCAGCATCAAGCCGGGCGGCGGGCTGGGCGCAGCCGGGCCCCAGGAACGGGAACGGTGTCCAGCAGTTCGTCAATGACGGCGGTGGCGTCCACGTTCTTGATGCGCGCCGACGGGCTGATGATGAGCCGATGCGCCAGCATAGGGCGAGCCAATGCCTTCACGTCATCTGGTATCACGTAGTCTCTGCCCTCGAGCGCGGCTCGTGCCTGCCCCCCTCTATGGAGGGCCAGTGATCCCCGGGGGCTAGCGCCGAGGTAGATGTCCGGGTGGGTGCGGGTGGCGTTGACCAGGGAGACGATGTACTCCTTGACGAGGTCGTCCACGTAGACGTCGCGGATGGCGACCTGGGCTTGCTGGAGCTCCTCGAGCTCCACCACCCTCTCCAGAGTTTCGATAGGGTGTTGGTGCTGCTGGGAACTGAGGATGGCCATCTCCTCGCGGGGGGCAGGGTAGCCGAGGCGGATGCGCAGCAGGAAACGGTCCAACTGGGCCTCGGGCAGGGGGAACGTCCCCTCGTACTCGATGGGGTTCTGGGTGGCGAGCACGAGAAACGGCTCAGGCATGGCATGGGTGATGCCGTCCACTGTGACCTGTCGTTCCTCCATCGCTTCCAGAAGGGCGGACTGCGTCTTGGGAGTGGCCCGGTTGATCTCGTCGGTGAGCAGTATCTGGGTCATCACCGGCCCGGGGCGGAACTCGAACTCCTGGGTCTTCTGGTTGTACACCGACACGCCCGTGATGTCGCTAGGGAGCATGTCGGGCGTGAACTGGATGCGGCGGAAGGTGCACCCGATGGAACGGGCGAGTGCTTTGGCAAGCATGGTCTTGCCCACGCCAGGGACGTCTTCGATGAGAACATGACCCTGACACAATAGGGCTATGACGCAAAGCCTAACCTCGGTGCTCTTGCCGATTATGACTCGTTCTACGTTGTCGACAGCGCGGTTGCCGAGCTCTCTGACATCTAGCATGTGAACCTGCATCTCCTGGAAGGGTTGGCACCCAACTGACTGTGAAAACCAATTGTAACAAATGGTCAACCTCTCCACCAGTATGGGGAAAGATCGGACACCGGAGGGTCGGCCGGGGAGGGCACTCGGACCTAGATGGGAGCAGGCGGCTGGCTCTGCTGCCCAGTGGGCCGGACCGCGTCGGAGTGCTGTCAGAGGCGGCCGCCTCCCAGCAGGTCGGACAGGCCGCGGCCTAGCTGGCTCAGGCGCCAGGAGAACCGGCGCCGGTCCAGGACAAGCAAGGCCAAGGCCCAGAGCACCAGTACGGCAAGCAAGCGTCGGTCATGCACGAAGGTGACCACGGCTGGCAGGACCGCGGTAGGCATCTGAAGCAGGATGGCGGTGACCCGGGCGGGGCGCACGAGGAAGGCAATGGCGGCCACGAGGACGTACACCAGAGCCAACCACCGGGAAAGGTATCCGGAGAGGGCGAAGTAGGCCAGCCCGCCCAAGGAGAAGGCCACGTCTATGGTGACGTCGTGGCGACCGATCAAGGTCTGCCCCTCGCCGCCGGCAAGGTGGGCGAGGTGCCCATCCACGGTATCGGCTGTCCAGCCAGCGATGATGATAGCGACGGCCAGCGGCAGTGCTTCCTGACCCTGGCGCAGGCCCAGGAAGACAAGGAGGCCGGCCATGCCCACTCTGGAGAGAGTGAGGCCATCGGCCAGGGCGCGCAGCAAGAGGCGGCTTAGAGCCGTTGGGACTGGCGGTCGAAGGCCACCTGTGTTGCGAGTTGAGTCAGTGTGGTTACGCTGATCGTCCAAGACGATACTCCCATCCTCGACCCTTGCCGCCCCGGACGGGTCCGGGATGGTGCGGGCCGGGCCGGGCATAGCCCGGCCATCGCGATCATCGATCATCAGTGTCGGCGGAACTCCCGCTCCACTTGGGCCGCACTGAGGTAGAGCATGGTTGGCCGTCCATGTGGGCAGGTGCGGGGGGTGCTGGTGGCCTCCAGATCCCGCAACAACTGCCGCATCTCGGCATAGTCCAGCGCCTCGCCGGCGCGCAGGGCTGAGTGACACACCAACCTCACTAGACTGTGCTCCAGCCAGCGCTCTTCTTCGCCGAGGGCGAGCGAGTCCACCACATCCGTTAGGGCATCTTCCACCGAGGTGCCGCGCTGGGCGAGCATAGCGGGCACGCTCCGCAGAATGACAGTGCCGGGGCCGAAGGCCTCGGCGTCAAAGCCCATCTCCCTGAGCCGGGGCAGCACCGAGTCAAGTCGCGAGGCGCGTTCTGCTCCCAGGTCCACCGTGGTGGGCGAGATCAACGCCTGCGACTCAGGGCGGCCGGCCGATCTCTGGGACATGAACTTCTCGTACAGGACACGCTCGTGGGCAGCGTGCTGGTCCACGAGGTAGAGCCCGTCTGGGCCCTCGGCCACGATGTAGGTGAGCTGCACCTGACCCACGGGGCGCAATGGGGGGAGAGACGAAAGCGAAGCCGGCGGCATCTGGCCGGGCTCCTGCCTGTCCCAGCCGTCCTCATCACCCCGCCCCCCGGCCGGGACCAACCGCAGGAGAGCCTGCCTGCTGTCCGGGTCGGGGTCATCGCGGGCAGGAAAGCCAAACGAGGGGACGATGGCAGGATCAGCTACCGCTTCCCGTAGGGCACGATAGGACGCCTGGAAGACGCGGTCGGGGTCGGCGAAGCGTACCTCGGCCTTGGCGGGGTGGACATTCACGTCCACCTCAGCGGGGTCACACTCCAGCAGCAGGATGACCAAGGGGTAGCGGCGGGTGGGGAGTAGCTCGCGGTAAGCTTCCATGGTGGCCCGGGTCAGGAGCCGGTCCTGTACCAGGCGGCCGTTGACAAACGTGTCCATGTGCCGGGATGAGGAGCGGTGAAGGTGGGGAGGCCCGGCATAGCCGTAAGCCCGGAGGCCCTCCTCCCTTCGATCGAAGGGGATGAGTGCATCTCCCACCTCGGGCCCGTGCACGCGTCGGATGGCATCGAGAAGGCCGCCTCCGACCGTGCGGAGGACTGGGCGCCCGTCCACCGTGAGAGCGAACGATACCTCTGGGTGAGCCACAGCGTAGCGAGACACCAGAGACACGACCTGCTGGGTCTCGGTGGAGGGACGGCGGAGGAAACGGCGGCGAGCGGGAACGTTGGCGAAGAGGTCGCGTACGGTGACCATGGTGCCCCGACCGTGGGCCTCGGGCTGGCTCTCAGGCTTCTGGCCGAAGCGCACCCGCACTCGCGATCCCACCGGCTCACCGCGGTGCCGAGTGGAAAGGGTCACGTCGGAGACGGCAGCGATACTAGCGAGCGCTTCGCCCCGGAATCCCAGGGTACGCAGCCGGTCCAGATCGTCGAGCGAGAGCAGCTTGCTGGTGGCGTGGCGGCGGAAGGCCACTTCGACCTCGGCGGCGGGAATGCCGCAGCCATCGTCCTGCACCGTGATCTCGGTCAGGCCCGCATCGGCCACGTGCACCTCGATCCGCGATGCACCCGAGTCCAGCGAGTTCTCCACCAGTTCCTTGACGACGGACGCGGGCCGTTCGATCACCTCACCGGCGGCGATCTTCTCTACTACTTCGGGCGGCAGCACGCTGATAGGCATGGCAGTGGATTATACCCCAGGAGCGGGGAATAGGTTACAGGGCACAGGGGATAGGGGACAGTGGGCAGGGGCGTCACGCGGTCGAACCTCACGGGATGGGCACGTCCAGGCACCCCGCTCTCGCCGGCATTGGCCCCTGTCCCCCAGTTCCCCGCAACCTGTAACCTATCCCCTATCCCCTGTAACCTATTCCCTTGCCCGTGTTTGTCTGTGGGCTGAGCTAGTGGTAGACTGCTTTGTTGGCTGTGAATCAAGACGTCGGAGGATTGTGAGTGCAGGTTCGTCGCACCCAGGACCCGGAGTACTGGCGTAAGTTCAGGCCCGACGCCGAAGACCTGGAAGCCCTGCGCGAGCTCATCGTGGACGCGAGGCGGCCCGTGGCAACCGACGAGTTGGCGCGGGCGGTCGTTTTTCGGCGCGTGCACCAGGAACGTGACCGCGTCCGAAGGCTGATGGAGCAGGGCCGGTTCTACCGCCCTGCCGACGCGTATGAGGAAGGCGAGGAGCTGATCTTCCCGGCGCTCGAGTTCGCGACTGGTGTGGTGACGGCCAAGCGCGA
The genomic region above belongs to Anaerolineae bacterium and contains:
- the mutL gene encoding DNA mismatch repair endonuclease MutL: MPISVLPPEVVEKIAAGEVIERPASVVKELVENSLDSGASRIEVHVADAGLTEITVQDDGCGIPAAEVEVAFRRHATSKLLSLDDLDRLRTLGFRGEALASIAAVSDVTLSTRHRGEPVGSRVRVRFGQKPESQPEAHGRGTMVTVRDLFANVPARRRFLRRPSTETQQVVSLVSRYAVAHPEVSFALTVDGRPVLRTVGGGLLDAIRRVHGPEVGDALIPFDRREEGLRAYGYAGPPHLHRSSSRHMDTFVNGRLVQDRLLTRATMEAYRELLPTRRYPLVILLLECDPAEVDVNVHPAKAEVRFADPDRVFQASYRALREAVADPAIVPSFGFPARDDPDPDSRQALLRLVPAGGRGDEDGWDRQEPGQMPPASLSSLPPLRPVGQVQLTYIVAEGPDGLYLVDQHAAHERVLYEKFMSQRSAGRPESQALISPTTVDLGAERASRLDSVLPRLREMGFDAEAFGPGTVILRSVPAMLAQRGTSVEDALTDVVDSLALGEEERWLEHSLVRLVCHSALRAGEALDYAEMRQLLRDLEATSTPRTCPHGRPTMLYLSAAQVEREFRRH
- a CDS encoding DUF58 domain-containing protein; this translates as MRSRERLLELRNALPFIIWLASLAVALNSGWVVAYRLLYLFSLLILLGLFWSGGAVWSLSVQREPLSRAVYVGETLIERVWVRNRSHLPQLWVVIEDLSRLPFHRMRQVLSYISPRAEREFLVRTRCVRRGRFQLGPFALTGGDPFGIFRTRRHLATGGSVVVYPRVFALPALDQLTGVLQADGRRSQRSADPTTDVSTIRDYQPGDEFARIHWLSSARQGRLMSKEFEDNPGGDIWVVLDLHQAVQAGALLDVGSDVELDADDWPLLEPATEEYVVSLAASVATHFIRADRAVGLVGHSSGRLLVQPDRGERQLGRILDLLAVVQASGRLPLDRLLEQEAALFRRYDTVIVITPSDRPEWVGAAHALSLRGTRVLALVVDRASFGVAAKADIRGLLAARRIPFCAVENGQRPDEAVCVAATVPVRTTVVVRRP
- a CDS encoding TIGR04190 family B12-binding domain/radical SAM domain protein, coding for MTQADLVLLHAPSVYDFRRQSILYGPISDVVPSMPIFEMYPVGFASMASYLERNGYRVRIMNLAHRMLRSRKFDVEKAIARQRPLAFGVDLHWLPHAQGALAVAQLCKRIHPDIPVIFGGFSATYYHEELAARDEADFVLRGDSTEQPLLQLMNAIRRGLPLHDIPNLTWKDRHGVHANPLSYVPEDLGSFSLDYGYVMYSAVRYLDLEGVIPFLGWLDYPITTALTCKGCSNTCNTCGGSAFTSRRFFGRQRPAYRDPVDLAADVRRISEFSNGPVFILGDLRQTGDEYANAFFDALGRCRSRLMVELFEPAPPSFYQRLSHAAPDFTVEISLESHDDRVRRAFGRAYTTQDAEASIAAALGSGCARFDVFFMIGLPEQTPVSVLDTVDYCEELLERFSAGGRPRVLPFLSPLAPFLDPGSPAFEDPERFGYRLFHRTLEEHRQALLSPSWKYVLNYETRWMTRDEIVDTTYEAGLRLNRIKQRFGLVEDSVADAVEARIHKARRLIRQIDDVMSIGDERRRQRLLTALKPQVDTANVSTVCEKGELNLPMGMLKIRWPGAVRTVLQRMVGEWQRALP
- a CDS encoding MoxR family ATPase, with translation MLDVRELGNRAVDNVERVIIGKSTEVRLCVIALLCQGHVLIEDVPGVGKTMLAKALARSIGCTFRRIQFTPDMLPSDITGVSVYNQKTQEFEFRPGPVMTQILLTDEINRATPKTQSALLEAMEERQVTVDGITHAMPEPFLVLATQNPIEYEGTFPLPEAQLDRFLLRIRLGYPAPREEMAILSSQQHQHPIETLERVVELEELQQAQVAIRDVYVDDLVKEYIVSLVNATRTHPDIYLGASPRGSLALHRGGQARAALEGRDYVIPDDVKALARPMLAHRLIISPSARIKNVDATAVIDELLDTVPVPGARLRPARRPA